In Plasmodium falciparum 3D7 genome assembly, chromosome: 13, the following are encoded in one genomic region:
- a CDS encoding H/ACA ribonucleoprotein complex subunit 1, putative, giving the protein MGFFKKNKRQSFNRNYEGEVQCNNIILGGTFYKHCENDLLLKNELENLVPYFNGRIFLENKEEIGKVDEILGPINEFYFSVKLKEGIRAKSFSSDTHFFIDKSQTLPLSRFLPQEKNSQSLVKKKKKKSNRDKKKNSFNQNNKKPNNYNFKGNNNRNDHNNRNDHNNRNDHNNRNDHNNRNDRNNRNNKNSFRNRSNSSRKFNNQRGRF; this is encoded by the coding sequence atggGATTTTTTAAGAAGAACAAGAGGCAAAGCTTTAACCGAAATTATGAAGGTGAAGTTCAGtgcaataatataattttggGAGGGACGTTTTATAAACATTGTgaaaatgatttattattaaaaaatgaattagaGAACCTAGTTCCATATTTTAATGGAAGAAtatttttagaaaataaagaagaaattgGAAAGGTAGATGAAATTTTAGGACCTATAAacgaattttatttttctgttaaattaaaagaaggTATTAGAGCTAAATCATTTTCAAGTGatacacatttttttatCGACAAATCGCAAACGTTACCCTTAAGTAGATTCTTAccacaagaaaaaaattcaCAAAGtcttgtaaaaaaaaaaaaaaagaaatccAATAGagacaagaaaaaaaatagttttaatcaaaataataaaaaaccaaacaattataattttaaaggaaataataatagaaatgatcataataatagaaatgatcataataataggaatgatcataataatagaaatgatcataataataggAATGATCGtaataatagaaataataaaaatagtttTAGAAATAGATCAAACAGTAGTCGTAAATTTAATAATCAAAGAGGaagattttaa
- a CDS encoding HORMA domain protein, putative gives MLSRMSVRTHTHNEVLTKNDSINMLKNIVKLGISLVTYLRNLFEENAYEEVCINELKLKRLLPINPQAHMIINWLEKGVFEAIEKEYLRILILDINDIYDNTIECYKFSFSYNNKNGDEIDISLETSNQYSNAHNNYMSNVISNNNNNINNNNNCGTGYQQPKHNIVNYNQENKNGEISQGVSQGVSQGVSQGVSQGVSQGVSQGVSQGVSQDVSKDISQDVSQDISQGVSQDISQDVCPDKNINVSQNNKTNEYPPENNLLLNSNDIYPPQGNHFMNAQNHKQDKNYYINNHNDNKKSYINYNRLKCIKERLFNKNKEKKIINNLLFKKQAKDKTYELLRSLVLLTQTLEPLPERTYLSMKLLYYDEIVPYNYQPPYFRNPDNNDLLKFIDIPNEDYIGKINTGHHFLSIIVNSTTNNFINQNITMSERDGVYYKHGFEKHTHHLRKIERTQRYEKNTKYKRVVKNDENAAEVFPLTNDEDDDGEDDDGDDNNDYDDDNDEYGECVKCNKFHKDDSNMEEHYNDEYNYDGQYCDDKNYCNNYPDGNSDDYYDDDYYDDDYYDDDYYDDDYYDDDYYDDDYYDDDYYNDDYYDDDYYDDDYYDDDYYNDDYYNDDYYDDDYYNDDYYDDDYYNDDYYDDTLNIKPTLDNPNIYNPLNKQRRRKRKTIQPRTRINQNLNTNINLPGNSKINSDVMLNTNINMNDHIHEESIRHIRRGKRRRIRSRRRRRRRQRPEEVGVGEHNEVRTGHVTKIRNSSKTKNKIITRTRKREKTNILLNNKEHMSIKEDVNIKEHINLKEDMTTRLRSGARLRIRERTASVSSNGSNKHNNILPDGNKIITYIPNKNYGEMFNTTNNDTYLNNVQANKMIHNNIKESQYIHNGNTNMENINEHNVLISSHMNMENIQNVIMSNHVKKKKSIHYYDNNNNNKSDMDYNSNMDNNNNNNNNNNNNVMHIDHYNNSYNNNEDDLTHVNKSSYKNHQIIDKMINAKKERRKKLLNKIRLYITRYKILSKTKIKNKFPSVSQYEIDKILDELLHDNIIKTNANSLFKFVDKNESNEEGIININTYDKEKIHHEINENMQEQKLIIPNHDHLLNNIQDKNGGNIIYNNNNISKRQQQKGKEHKEDEHKKEQHKKEEHKEDEHKKEEHKENEHKKEEHKEEEHKEEEHKEEEHKEEEHKEDEHQHVQHQHVQHQHVQHQHVQHQHKQHHHKLVNNKDDQINNDIQKLYNDVHNMCIKTKYVNKDIITKGLGIYPLLAKPLLHRLIKENIIKEKFIKNKGYESNIYIPMQNTFNKKNNKDVLRCDTMSTTNSTNDEEDNEKKNKVSK, from the coding sequence ATGCTTTCTCGTATGAGCGTTCGGACACATACGCATAATGAGGTTCTTACAAAGAACGATTCAATAAACATGTTAAAGAATATTGTAAAACTCGGAATAAGTTTAGTAACGTACTTACGAAATTTGTTTGAAGAAAATGCTTATGAAGAAGTATGTATAAAcgaattaaaattaaaaaggcTCCTACCTATAAATCCACAAGCACATATGATTATAAATTGGTTAGAAAAAGGAGTTTTTGAAGCTAtcgaaaaagaatatttaagaatattaatattagatATTAATGacatatatgataatacaaTTGAATGTTATAAATTTAGTTtctcatataataataaaaatggagaTGAAATAGACATCTCCCTAGAAACATCTAACCAGTATTCTAATgcacataataattatatgtctAATGTCATaagtaacaataataataatattaataataataataattgtggGACAGGATACCAACAGCCTAAGCACAATATTGTTAATTATAatcaagaaaataaaaatggagaAATATCACAAGGTGTATCTCAAGGTGTATCGCAAGGTGTATCGCAAGGTGTATCGCAAGGTGTATCGCAAGGTGTATCGCAAGGTGTATCGCAAGGTGTATCGCAAGATGTATCAAAAGATATATCACAAGATGTATCGCAAGATATATCACAAGGTGTATCGCAAGATATATCACAAGATGTATGCccagataaaaatataaacgtatcccaaaacaataaaacaaatgaatATCCACCTGAAAACAACCTTCTATTAAACAGTAACGATATATACCCTCCTCAAGGTAATCATTTTATGAATGCACAAAATCATAAACAGgataagaattattatataaataatcataatgataataaaaaatcctatataaattataatcgtcttaaatgtataaaagaaagattatttaataaaaataaagaaaaaaaaataataaataatttgctttttaaaaaacaagCAAAAGATAAAACATATGAATTGTTAAGATCATTAGTTTTGCTTACACAAACTTTGGAACCGTTACCAGAACGTACATACCTATCtatgaaattattatattatgatgaAATTGTTCCTTATAATTATCAACCTCCATATTTTAGAAACcctgataataatgatttattaaaatttatagatATACCCAATGAAGATTATATAGGGAAAATAAACACAGGGCATCATTTCCTTTCCATTATAGTAAATTCAACTACtaacaattttattaatcaaaatataacaatGTCTGAACGTGATGGAGTATATTACAAACATGGTTTTGAGAAACATACACATCACCTGAGGAAAATAGAAAGAACTCAAAGGTATGAAAAGAATACAAAGTATAAGCGTGTAGTGAAAAATGATGAGAATGCAGCTGAGGTCTTTCCCTTAAcaaatgatgaagatgatgatggtgaagatgatgatggtgatgataacaatgattatgatgatgataatgatgaataCGGAGAATGTGTAAAATGTAACAAATTTCATAAAGACGATAGCAATATGGAAGAACATTATAATGAcgaatataattatgatgggCAATAttgtgatgataaaaattattgtaATAACTATCCAGATGGTAACTctgatgattattatgatgatgattattatgatgatgattattatgatgatgattattatgatgatgattactatgatgatgattattatgatgatgattattatgatgatgattattataatgatgattattatgatgatgattattatgatgatgattattatgatgatgattattataatgatgattattataatgatgattattatgatgatgattattataatgatgattaCTATGATGATGATTACTATAATGATGATTACTACGATGATACATTAAATATCAAACCTACTTTGGATAAccccaatatatataatcccTTAAACAAacaaagaagaagaaaaagaaaaactatACAGCCAAGAACAAGGATAAATCAAAATTTAAACACAAACATTAACCTTCCAGGAAATAGTAAAATAAACTCAGATGTTATgctaaatacaaatataaatatgaatgatcACATACATGAAGAAAGTATAAGACATATCAGAAGAGGTAAAAGACGAAGAATACGAAGtcgaagaagaagaagacgAAGACAAAGACCAGAAGAAGTAGGAGTAGGAGAGCATAACGAGGTGAGGACAGGACATGTTacaaaaataagaaattcctcaaaaacaaaaaataaaattatcacAAGAACAAGGAAACGAGAAAAaactaatatattattaaataataaagaacatATGAGTATTAAAGAAGATGTGAATATTAAAGAACATATAAATCTTAAAGAAGATATGACTACACGTCTAAGGTCGGGCGCAAGATTAAGAATAAGAGAAAGAACAGCAAGTGTAAGTAGTAATGGAAgtaataaacataataatatattaccggatggaaataaaattattacatatataccaaataaaaattacGGTGAAATGTTCAACACAACAAATAATGATACATACTTAAATAATGTTCAAGCTAATAAAATGATACACAATAATATTAAGGAAAGccaatatatacataatggtaatacaaatatggaaaatattaatgaacACAATGTATTGATATCTTCACATATGAATATGGAGAACATTCAAAATGTTATCATGTCTAatcatgtaaaaaaaaagaagagtatccattattatgataataataataataataaaagtgatATGGATTATAATAGCAACAtggacaataataataataataataataataataataataatgttatgCACATAGaccattataataatagttataataataatgaagacgATCTTACACATGTTAATAAATCCTCTTATAAGAATCATCAAATTATAGATAAAATGATTAAtgcaaaaaaagaaagaagaaaaaaattgcTAAACAAAATTAGATTGTATATTACcagatataaaattttaagtaagacaaaaattaaaaataaattcccGAGTGTATCACAATATGAAATAGATAAAATATTAGATGAATTATTACATGACAATATTATCAAAACCAATGCAAATAGCCTTTTTAAATTtgttgataaaaatgaaagtaATGAAGAaggtattataaatataaatacatatgacAAAGAAAAAATCCATCATGagataaatgaaaatatgcaagagcaaaaattaattataccAAATCATGACCAtttgttaaataatatacaagaTAAAAATGGTGGcaacattatttataataataataatatttcaaaacGACAGCagcaaaaaggaaaagaacaTAAAGAAGATGAACATAAAAAGGAACAACATAAAAAGGAAGAACATAAAGAAGATGAACATAAAAAGGAAGaacataaagaaaatgaacataaaaaGGAAGAGCATAAAGAAGAAGAACATAAAGAAGAAGAACATAAAGAAGAAGAACATAAAGAAGAAGAACATAAAGAAGATGAACATCAACATGTACAACATCAACATGTACAACATCAACATGTACAACATCAACATGTACAACATCAACATAAACAACATCATCATAAACTTGTTAATAATAAGGATGACcaaattaataatgatatccaaaaattatacaatgatgttcataatatgtgcattaaaacaaaatatgttaataaagatattattaCTAAAGGACTTGGTATATATCCTTTACTAGCGAAACCATTACTACATAGActtattaaagaaaatataattaaagaaaaatttataaaaaataaaggatatgaaagtaatatatatatacccatgCAAAATACATTTaacaaaaagaataataaagaCGTCCTAAGGTGTGATACTATGTCCACTACAAATTCGACAAACGACGAAGaggataatgaaaaaaaaaataaagtaagtaaataa
- a CDS encoding U4/U6 small nuclear ribonucleoprotein PRP3, putative yields MDDVKKRRRSRWGEVENKEENKEENKEENKEENKEENKEGDINKDSNNIDILLNKSSEVPINKNNNIMNMPLSSSLSYNNLNNPLLSSNIHLNILKATEAARLAIEKVKRASRFKENNNINKNVRRLEFTPKPLMFDDQGREVDAEGNVINIKPVTFSTLKVNMNKIEEDNMVKKKNDIIISSDTNIGNTNNNINNDNALWFDARIQNVSKRKETKKKAFFNFITPGSLIKQACNKHYNNKTLMNFDLKKIIEEKKRVQSFQELSLNFLNNNINENINPNMINIGKKEEVESKMETWDNNERYDILEKWDHVLFNLIEPTDVEKENSVDLINEFIQRQKERWETKYFIDNELNNIDNNTNIVNNNLSSHILCHEEHIKLNQVLKKVDVLLLLKANKKKRRKYKNNIYSLIVNNRLYSINLNCIKSYIEHPVPLNEDENYDDDKYLIHMFLTPQERKKLRKRKRQEKEREKQDKIRIGLMPPPPPKMKLSNLMRVMGDTALAQPSKTEYAVRKQMKERELRHFEDNQKRKLKPEERSKKKINKWKSNSDEENDVLLIYITNLSNKKHIFKIDINAQQLHLTGVCFMTVLYNFIIVEGKHVSIERYKRLIFRRIKWNEDVYDDEENQDNHIINTNVQNEEHAQDLYTVNNNINMNNDNNNNNNNNNNNITYNQQSQCSLIWNGVVKKKNFKNWKMIVAKTEMEVTDYLSQHDALHYYHIIKKHRSVLEHI; encoded by the coding sequence ATGGATGATGTTAAGAAAAGAAGGCGTTCGAGGTGGGGGGAGGtggaaaataaagaagaaaataaagaagaaaataaagaagaaaataaagaagaaaataaagaagaaaataaagaaggagatataaataaagatagtaataatatagatatcttattaaataaaagtaGTGAGGTTCcaataaataagaataataatattatgaatatgccattatcatcatcgctttcatataataatttaaataatcctttattatcttctaatatacatttgaatattttaaaagctACGGAAGCAGCTAGATTAGCTATAGAAAAGGTAAAGAGAGCTAGTCgatttaaagaaaataataatataaataagaatgTAAGAAGACTTGAATTTACTCCTAAACCTTTAATGTTTGATGATCAAGGTAGAGAAGTGGATGCCGAAGgtaatgttataaatattaaaccTGTAACATTTTCAACATTAAAagtaaatatgaataaaatagaGGAAGATAATAtggtcaaaaaaaaaaatgatataataataagtagTGATACAAATATTggtaatacaaataataatataaataacgaTAATGCTTTATGGTTCGATGCAAGAATACAAAATGTGtctaaaagaaaagaaacaaaaaaaaaagcatttttcaattttataaCTCCAGGGTCTCTTATTAAACAAGCATGTAAtaaacattataataataaaacattaatgaattttgatttaaaaaaaattatagaagaaaaaaaaagagtacAATCTTTTCAAGAGCTGTCTCTaaactttttaaataataatataaatgaaaatataaacccTAATATGATTAACATAGGTAAGAAAGAAGAGGTAGAATCTAAAATGGAAACATGGGATAATAACGAAAgatatgatatattagaaaaatgGGATCATGTGTTATTTAATTTGATAGAACCTACCGATGTAGAGAAAGAAAACAGTGTAgatttaataaatgaatttatTCAAAGACAAAAAGAAAGATGggaaacaaaatattttatagatAATGAATTAAacaatattgataataatacaaatattgtaaataataatttaagtaGTCATATATTATGTCATGAggaacatataaaattaaatcaagttttaaaaaaagttgatgtattattattattaaaagctaataaaaaaaaaaggaggaaatataaaaataatatatatagtctTATAGTTAATAATCGTTTGTATTCCATCAATTTAAATTGTATTAAATCTTATATTGAACATCCAGTGCCTTTGAATGAAGACgaaaattatgatgatgataaatatttGATACATATGTTTTTAACACCAcaggaaagaaaaaaattaagaaaaagaaaaagacaagaaaaagaaagagaGAAGCaagataaaataagaataggATTAATGCCTCCTCCACCTCCTAAGATGAAATTATCAAACTTAATGAGAGTTATGGGAGATACTGCATTAGCTCAACCATCTAAAACAGAATATGCTGTCAGAAAACAAATGAAAGAAAGAGAATTAAGACATTTTGAAGATaatcaaaaaagaaaactcAAACCAGAAGAaagaagtaaaaaaaaaattaataaatggaAATCAAATtctgatgaagaaaatgatgttctcttaatatatattacaaatttatctaataaaaaacatatttttaaaatcgATATAAATGCACAACAATTACATTTAACAGGTGTATGCTTCATGactgtattatataattttataattgttGAAGGAAAACATGTTTCGATAGAAAGATATAAAAGATTGATTTTTAGAAGAATCAAATGGAATGAAGATGTATacgatgatgaagaaaatcaagataatcatataataaatacaaatgtaCAAAATGAAGAACATGCACAAGACTTATATActgttaataataacattaacATGaacaatgataataataataataataataataataataataatattacatataatcaACAGTCACAATGTAGTTTAATATGGAATGgtgttgtaaaaaaaaaaaattttaagaaTTGGAAAATGATTGTTGCGAAAACAGAAATGGAAGTAACAGATTATCTGAGCCAACATGACGCtttacattattatcatatcataaaaaaacaCCGATCCGTTCTTGagcatatttaa
- a CDS encoding ribosomal RNA methyltransferase, putative, translating to MITDLLFKSQIIYNKKDILCARYILFYQHICKRGYKEAAPKVFNKKSSHTSRWIQRQISDRYVLRAKNDNYRSRAAYKLIELDNKYLFLKKNKIILDIGCYPGSWCQVILERTKNYKNKIIGIDKKIMDPIPNVYFIQGEIGKDNMNNIKNINYIDNMNNNSVDYKLKEILQDKKIDIILSDAAVPCIGNKIDDHLNSCELTLSITHFMEQYINIGGTYIVKMYLGSQTNNLKTYLKGMFQLVHTTKPKASRNESREIYLVCKNFLGRKKITEDVQIKGSFSSKEGYY from the coding sequence atgataacagatttattatttaaatcacaaattatatataataagaaagatatattatgtgctagatacattttattttatcaacaCATATGTAAGAGAGGTTATAAAGAAGCTGCTCCTAAggtttttaataaaaaaagtagtCACACAAGTAGATGGATTCAAAGACAGATAAGTGACCGTTATGTATTACGAGCGAAGAATGATAATTATAGAAGTAGGGCGGCATATAAGTTAATTGAATtggataataaatatttgttcttaaaaaaaaataaaataattttagatATTGGATGTTATCCAGGTAGTTGGTGTCAAGTTATATTAGAGCGtactaaaaattataaaaataaaattataggaATAGATAAGAAGATAATGGATCCTATACCTAacgtttattttattcaagGGGAAATTGGTAAagataatatgaacaatataaagaatataaattatattgataatatgaataataattctgtagattataaattaaaagaaatattacaagataaaaaaattgacATTATATTAAGTGACGCTGCTGTTCCATGTATCGGAAACAAAATTGATGATCATTTAAATTCTTGTGAACTTACCTTATCAATAACCCATTTTATggaacaatatataaatataggtGGTACATATATTGTTAAAATGTATTTGGGTAGTCAAACcaataatttaaaaacatatttaaaaGGTATGTTCCAACTCGTTCATACAACCAAACCAAAAGCATCGAGAAATGAATCAAGGGAAATATATCTTGTTTGTAAAAATTTTTtgggaagaaaaaaaattacagaAGATGTACAAATCAAGGGTTCCTTTTCTTCAAAAGAAGGTTACTACTAA